GTGCCTGCCGGAAAATTATTTTCCTGTCTTTTGTCAAGGAATGCGTGAAATGCTTCGGCTTTCATGCCAATAAGACGCAGAAAACTGCCAGCCATAAAAATGATTACAACTTGGAGGTAACAATGAACAAGCTTTTATCATCGCTTGTTGTCGCTGGGTCCCTGCTTGCAGGTGCCGCTCATGCGGACGAAGCGGTTAAAACGCCGGATATTATCCAGAAATTCACATCCGAAGCGACAGGCAAGGAATATTCCATTGCCACCGTGGTCAAGGTTGATGGCATCGCCTGGTTTGACCGCATGCGCGAAGGTGTTAAGCAGTTTGGCGAAGATACCGGTCATGACACCTGGATGGTCGGGCCGAGTGCTGCAGACGCCGCCGCCCAGGTACAGTTGGTTGAAAACCTGATTGCACAGGGCGTTGATGCGATTAACATCGTGCCGTTCTCGGTTGAAGCCGTTGAACCGGTCCTGAAAAAGGCCCGTGACCGTGGGATCGTTGTGATCGCACACGAAGCCTCGAACCTGAAAAATGCCGATTACATCCTCGAAGCCTTTGATAACAAGGCTTATGGTGCAAATCTGATGCAGGTTCTGGGCAAGGCGATGGGCGGCAAAGGCAAATATGTTGCCACCGTCGGCAGCCTGACCTCCAAATCCCAGAATGAATGGATTGATGGTGCGATTGCGTACCAGAAAGAGCATTTCCCGGAAATGGAACTGGCGACCAAACGTCTTGAAACCTATGACGATGCCAACACCGATTACACCAAGCTTAAAGAAACCCTGACCACCTACCCGGATCTTGCGGGTATTGTTGGTGGCCCGATGCCGACATCAGCCGGTGCTGGCCGTCTGATCGCGGAACGCGGTTTGCAGGGTAAGCTGCATTTTGCCGGTACCGGTCTGGTGTCGGTTGCAGGTGAGTATTTGGCCAAGGGTGACATTGATTACATCCAGTTCTGGGACCCGGCTGTTGCGGGTTATGCCATGAACATGCTGGCTGTGATGGCACTGGACGGCAAGGGTGATCAGATCAAGGCTGGTCTGGACCTTGGCCTGCCGGGTTATACCGATCTCAGCACCCCGGAAGGCAGCAATGTCAACCTGGTTTATGGCCAGGGCTGGGTCGGTGTGACCAAGGAAAACATGGACAAGTATAACTTCTGATTTCATCAGGTGATGAAGGCGTCCTTTGCGGGCGCCTTCATTTTATTTTGAAATCGGGCCCTTTGTTTCACGTTGACGGGCTTGTCATGTCTGAAAATTTTATTGAATTGCGAAACGTCCGCAAGGAATTTGCCGGCGTTGTTGCGCTTAACGATCTATCTCTGACGATCCGAAAAGGCGAAATCCACTGCCTGGCCGGCGAAAACGGTTCGGGTAAATCTACCCTGATCAAGGTGATGTCTGGTGTTTATCAGCCAGATGCCGGCGAGGTTCATATTGATGGCAACAAGGTTGAGAATCTCTCGCCGATGGCCTCCATCGAGCATGGGGTGCAGGTGATCTATCAGGACTTTTCCCTGTTTGGAAACCTGACCGTGGCCGAAAATCTTGCCATGAATGTGCAGCTACGCGAACAGCGCCAAATTCTGAATTGGCATAAAGTTCGTGAAATTGCCAAGGAAGCGGTCAATCGCCTTGGGGTTGATCTGGACCTGGATAAGGATGTTGAAAAGCTTTCGACTGCTGGCAAGCAGCTGGTGGCGATTGCCCGTGCGTTGATGTCTGATGCCCGTCTGATCATCATGGACGAGCCGACAACCGCGCTTACCGGCAAGGAAATTGAAACACTTTTTCGCATCGTCAAGGATATCCAGTCGCGCGGGATTGCCATTTTGTTTGTCAGTCACAAAATGCGCGAAATGCTGGAAATCAGCGAACATATTACCGTGATCCGGAATGGTCAGAAGGTTGCTGATGGCCCGACCAGCGAATTTGACGAGGCCCTGATTACCCGTCATATGACCGGATCGGATATTGTTTCCGAACCCTATATCTGGAACCGCGAAAAATACGGCGTGATGCCGCCGCGCGTTGAAACCAAAGATCTGTCATCGGGCAGTGACCTGGACAAAATTAACCTGTCGATCAAGCCGGGCGAAATTGTGGGTGTGTCGGGGCTTTTGGGCTCCGGGCGGACGGAACTGGCCCTTGCCTTGTTTGGCATGATGCCGGGCTATGCCGGAAGCATTTCGATCAATGGTCAGGAAACCACGCTCGATACGCCGCAGGATGCGATCAGGGCCGGGGTGGCCTATGTCCCGGAAGACCGCCTGAGCGAAGGGCTGTTTTTAACCCAGGGTATTGACCGCAACATGCTGTCAACCAGCTATGAAAAGCTGGCGCCGGGCCTGTTGATTGATCAGAATAAAGCCGAAGAATGGGTTGAAAACATGATCCGCGATATGCAGATCGCAACCCCGACCGGCAAAAAGCTGGTCAAGGAGCTTTCGGGCGGTAACCAGCAGCGTGTTGTGATTGCCCGCTGGCTTCTGACCAATGCCAAATTCCTGATCCTGAACGGTCCGACTGTCGGGGTGGATGTGGGCTCAAAGGCCGAAATTCACCGTATCATTCGCGAACTGGCCCAAAAGGAAGGGCTGGCCGTGCTGATGATTTCCGATGACGTGCCGGAACTGGTCCATAATTGTAACCGTATTGTCCTGATGCACCGTGGGGCCTTTGTCGAGGAAATGGCGTCTGTCGATACCTCCGAAGACCAGATCAGTGACAAGCTCAAGAACTTAACGTAAGGAAAAACTCGATGGCCTGGTTTCAAAAATCAGAGGTGGTCATCGCGGGCATTCTTGTGCTTGCCATGATCCTGATCGGGCTGGTCAATCCTGCCTTCTGGAGCCTGGACAACATGTTCAGTCTTCTGCGCAGTAACGTGATTATCGGCATCATGGCGCTTGGCGTTCTGCTGGTGATGATTTCGGGCGGGATTGATGTGTCATTCCCGGCATTTGCCGTTGCCGCGATGTATTTGACCATCAAGGGCATGCTGTATTTCAATTATGACGGTGTTGTTCTTCCGTTTGTTGCTGCGGCAACAATGGGCGCACTGTTTGGCTGCCTGAATGCGTTTTTTGTTTATAAATTCCGCATGATCCCGCTGATCGTGACGTTGGGCACGGGCAGCATGGTGCGCGGGTTCCTGCTCGGTGTTGTTGGCACCAGCATGATCAACATTAACAAAATGCCTGATGCCCTGATCGATTTTGGCAAATCCGACATCATCAATATGGTCAAGCCCGATGGCACGACCTATGGCCTGACGGCGATGATTCTTGTTTATGTCGGGTTGGCGATCGCGCTGCATCTGGTGTTGCGTTATACCATGATCGGCCGTGGGGTTTATGCCCTGGGCGGGGATCAGGAAGCGGCAAGCCGTGTTGGTTTTAACATTCGCAAAATCACCTTCTTTATTTATTGCGTTGCCGGGGCATTGGCCGGTTTTGCCGGGCTGTTGCACAGTGGCATGATCTGGCTTGCCAACCCGCGCGATTTTGTCGGGCTGGAGCTTGACGTGATCGCAGCTGTGGTGCTGGGCGGTGCCTCCATCTTTGGCGGGCGCGGGTCGGTTTTGGGAACCATGCTGGGTGTGTTTATGCTGGTAATGGTGAAAAACAGCCTGATCATCATGAAAATCGACACGACATGGCAGCGCGTTGTTGTCGGTGTCATTATTGTTATCGCCACCGCCATTACGGCATGGCGCGACCGCCGTGCGAATGCGTGAGGAGGCCGATATGAAACGTGCAATGGACTTCCGCAACCTCCTGAACAAAGACAATAATATCGTTCAGTTGATCATGATGACGATCCTGATCTTTGTTGTCATGACCGCCCTTAGCCCGGACAAATTTCTGCGCTATTACAACTTTGAATCCATCACCTATACCTTCCCCGAACTGGGCCTTCTCTCGATTGCAATGATGATTGCGATGCTGACAGGCGGCATTGACCTGTCGGTGATCGGCATTGCCAACCTGTCGGGCATTTTTGCCGGGGTGATGTTCAAAAAATTCGCCACCGATGCCGGTGTTGCCGATACCGGCTTTGGCATTGTCCTGATGGGCGGGGTGATCGCCCTTGGCACCGGCCTTGTCGCCGGGGCGCTAAACGGGCTTTTGATTACCAAACTCAAAATTACGCCCATTCTGGCAACCCTCGGTACCGGACAAATTTTTACCGGTCTCGCCATTGTCATGACGGGTGGCCCGGCGATTGTCGGTTTCCCCAATGCCTGGGCCTTTATCGGCAATGGTAAAATTCTGGGTCTGGCAACGCCGTTTGTTCTGTTTATCGTGCTGGCCTGCCTGGTTGCCTTTATGCTGCGCCGGACCACATTTGGCATCAATCTGATGTTGATCGGCACCAACCCGAAGGCTGCTTTGTTTGCCGGTTTGAAACGGGAAAAAATGGTCCTGATGAGCTATATGCTGACAGGGGTTATGGCGTCGATTGCCGGGATCATCCTGTCGGGGCGGACCAACGCGGCAAAATCGGATTATGGAACATCCTATTTGTTGCAGGCGGTGTTGATTGCCGTTCTGGGCGGGACCAATCCGGCGGGTGGTCGTGGAACGGTGCTGGGTGTGTCCATCGCGGTTGCAGCGCTGATGCTGCTGTCCAGCGGTTTTCAGATCCTGCGTTTTTCCAACCACCTGATCGATTTTATCTGGGGCGTTTTCCTGTTGCTGGTGATTGCGCTTAACGCCTATAAAAATCGCACACGTTAAACGAGGTGAACTCATGAGTGCGCCGACCAAGGTTAACCTGCGCAAGGCCTATTTTGGCGAAGCCGAACATGTGATCGCATCACATGATGGCCTATCGGCCAGCCTGTTTCGCTATGAAAGCGGGATCGAGGCGGTACGCCTGAAAAACGAACGCGGCCATCTGGTGATTCTGCCCTATATGGGGCAGATGATCTGGGATGCAGTGTTTGATGGCGTTGATTTGACCATGCAAAACATGTTCAGCATGCCGCGCCCGGCCGATGTTATTGTTGGCACCTATGGCTGTTTTGCCTTCCATTCGGGCTTGCTGACCAATGGGTGCCCCGGCCCGATGGACAGCCACCCGCTGCATGGCGAAATGCCCTGTGCGCCGATGGACAGTGCTGCCATTGAATTTGGTAGTGACGAAGAAGGGGCCTTTATGGCCCTTACCGGCACCCGCGAATATGTGATGGGCTTTGGTGCCCATTATATTGCCCGGCCCCGGGTGGTTTTGCGCCCCAATTCCACGGTTTTTGATATTCAGATGAATGTTGAAAACCTGTCGGGTGCAGCGATGGATTTGATGTATATGTGCCACGTCAATTTCGCCTTTTGCGAAGGCGGGCGCATTGTTCAACCGGCGGGTTTCACGCCGGAAGATACCATTGTCCGTACTGAAGTCCCGGCCCATGTGCCGCGCAACCCGGATTACGATGCGTTCCTGGAAACCCTGGCGGCAAACCCTGCCGCGATGGAAACCATGAGCGAACCGCACCGTTATGACCCCGAACAGGTGTTTTACATTCGCAACGCCAAAACCGATGCGGATGGCAATACGGCCTATATGATGCGCCGTGTGGAGGGTGATGCCTTCCATATTGCCTATAATACCGGGGATTTCCCCAAAACGGTACGCTGGGTGATGGCAAATCAGGACCAGAAGGTGTGTGCCTTTGCCCTGCCATCGACCTGCGAGCCCGAAGGATTTAATGCCGAAAAAGCCAAAGGTAATGTGATTTCACTTAAATCCGGTGAAAGTCGCGGTTTTTCGGTGCGTTTGGGCTATATGACGCGGGCCGAAAGTGACACGGCCGAACAGGCGATCCGTTCGCTGTAAATCAGGAGAATAAACATGGCAGGCAAAATTGCCATTGTCGGAAGCAACATGGTTGATCTGATTACCTATACGGATCGCATGCCGTTGCCCGGCGAAACCATTGAAGCCCCGCGTTTTGAAATGGGCTGCGGCGGCAAGGGGGCCAATCAGGCCATTGCAGCAGCGCGCCTGGGGGCGGATGTGATGATGGTGACCAAAGTTGGCGACGATATTTTCGCTGATAATACCATCCGCAATTTTGAAACATCGGGCATTGATACACGGTTTGTCGAACGGGTTCCGGGCGCATCCAGTGGTGTTGCCCCGATTTTCGTCGAACCGTCAGGCGAAAACTGCATTTTGATCGTCAAGGGTGCAAATGCTCAGCTTTCACCGGCTGATGTGGACCGCGCCGCCGATGCCCTTAAGGAATGCGACCTGATTTTGATGCAGCTTGAGGTGCCGCTCGAAACGGTTTACCACACCGTTGCCTTTGGCGCGGAGCATGGCATTGAAACGCTTGTGAATCCTGCACCGGCACCGGCGGATCTCGATAGCACCAAGATCGAAAAGGCAACTTTCCTGGTTCCGAACCAGACAGAACTTGCCACCATTTCCGGCATGCCGGTCAATTCGCTTGATGATGCCGAAGCCGCCGCGAGAAGCCTTATCGCGCGTGGTGTTAAAACCGTGATTGTGACCCTGGGGGGTGACGGCGCGCTTTTGATTGATGGCGATAACGACGCCGTTCATGTGGATCCGGTTTCGGTCAAACCGGTGGATACGACCGGTGCGGGTGATGCCTTTATCGGCAGCTTTGCCCGTTATTATGTTGAAACCCGCAATGTTAAGGTCGCCCTCGACATGGCCGTGCGGTATGCAGCGGACAGCATTACACGTCCCGGCACCCAAAAATCCTATGCGACTGTCGAAGAATTTGAAAAATTCTGCGGCTCGCTTTGATTTCAACATCCTGATTTAATGGTAACGGGCCTCGACAGTGTCGGGGCCCGTACTGTTTGTGGTCAATAGAGACCCATCTTCCTGGCGCAAAAGCGAATATCAATGGCAGTGAACGACGCCTGTGCTGTTATCCATGTGACAGCACTGATTTGGAGGCGAACTTTTTCGGCATCCGCCGCCATGTTCGATCTGCCCTGTTTCAATACCGGGAAGACCTGAATTTTGATCCGAAAGGGCAATATTTGGACTCATAAACGCAAATATACTGACAATTACGGCGATAGGAACCTGCATGCTGTTTCCTCATGGCGGCATCATATTAACAGTGATCGTATGTAATAACGTGGGAACGATCGGGGTTCTTTTGAAGGGCTGATGCCGAATAGAGATGGGGGTTGATGCAATATTGTTGCAGAACAGTATTTTTGCCGGGAATGAATTGGTTTAAACCGGCAGGCGGGAGACGACATCAAGGACCGGCCGTAAATGGCGCGTAATAATGTTGATGGCAGCTGCTTCGTCAAAATTTTCCAGCGCTATAATCAGGTCTTTGTGTTCCTGATCAATGATTTCAGCCCGTGCAGGTTGAACGCGCATTGCTGCAATGGCGACACGTTGCTGGCGGACTTGCAGGGACCCGTACAATTCAACAAGAACCGCATTGTTGATCGTCGCCACGATGTTGCGGTGAAATTCCTGATCATATTCCGCACGCTGGACGAAATCCTGGCTTTTGCTGGTGACGCACATTTTATCATATAATTCGTGCAAAATACCCGGAATTGGTAGCTTTTCCTGGCAAATTCGCTGCATGGCATGCGCTTCAATCAGGCGTCGACTTTCATAAACTTCAATAAGTTCCTGTGCCGTGATTTGCCGTACAACCGCACCACGCCTTGGCGTCAGACTGATATAATGGTCGCCTTGCAGGCGGTGCAGAGCCTCGCGGACCGGGGTCCGCGATACACCCACAGCTTCGGAAACGATTTTTTCTTCGATAAAATCACCGCCGCGCCATTCGCCATTTAAAATCCTTGCCCGAACATAGTCATAGACAAGTTCCTTGGCTGGTCTTTTGGGACCATCATCCGTGTTTTTTGTTTTGCGGGCAGCTTGCGTCATTTTTCCTCGTTCGGCTTCAATTTTGTCCCTCGGCAGGATTACACCACACAGACAGGGTAGACAACGAAATATTTTTTATGTACATGTCATGTATACACGGTGAATAAAGTTTGTCGAAAGGACCTAGAATGCGTGTTGCGATCTGCCAATTGAATTCCCAGGACAATAAAGAACAGAACCTCATGACGGCTGAAAAGCTGGTGCGCGAGGCGGCGGCAGATAAGGCTGACTTGGTGGCTTTGCCCGAATACACCGATTACCAAGGCCCGAAAGAAGGTGCCCTGGCAGCAGCCGAGCCTGAAAATGGCCCAACCACCCAGCGTTTTTCGGCATTGGCGGCCGAATTGGGCATCAATATCCTGCTGGGATCGATCCGTATTCAGACCGAGGATGCTGCTCGCTGTAATAATCGCAGCTTCCTGTTTGGCCGCGACGGCAAAGTGGTTGCGCAATATAACAAGCTGCATCTTTATGATGTGGACCTGCCTGGGCGCATCACCTATCGCGAGTCAGATACCGTAATGCCGGGCCAGGAAGTGGTGCTGGGTGACATTGATGGTCATAAGGCGGGCTTGTCGGTTTGTTACGATGTTCGCTTCCCGGAACTGTTTCGTTTGCAGGCCCTGGCGGGCGCAAAAATCCTGTTCGTGCCCGCAGCGTTTGCCCTTTATACCGGGCGCGATCATTGGGATGTGTTGTTGCGCGCCCGTGCCATTGAAAACCAGTGTTTTGTCATAGCACCGGGGCAGTTTGGTCCTTATCCGCCGGCAGGGGCGTGCAATGGTCGCAGCATCATTATCGATCCGTGGGGCAACGTTCTGACCCGCATGGCCGATAAGGTTGGCTATACCATCGCGGATCTTGATTTCTCGATGCAGACCAAAACCCGCGAGGAATTGCCATCCTTAAGCAACCGCCGCGCCGACATTTATGATTTGAAAACAGCGTAATCCCCACCGGTGCATCCTCATCGGATGTCCGGTTACGTTTTTCAAACCCTCTCACGTCACCACGATACGATAGATAAAGGTCCTGTAATGAACGTTTCCAAATACGGTTTCTGGATGTCCTCGCCCAGTTTCGCGGCCGCCGAAATGGCCCGTCTCGCCGGGTATGAGTTTGTTATTCTTGATATTGAACATGGTTCGTTCGATTTGCAGGACCTTGAACGTTTGATTCCGTTTTTGAAAGCCATTGGTTTTGAAGTGCTTGCCAAGGTATTGGGGCCAGAACGCGGGCCGATCCAGCAGGCGCTTGATTTTGGCGCAGATGCCGTTGTTATCCCGCACATTCTCAGCAAGGCCCATGCAGAGGAAATTTGTGCTTTTGCTAAGTTCCCTCCGCTGGGTGATCGCAGTTTTGCCGGGGGGCGGACGTCCTCTTACACCGGTTTTACCGACGAATGGGTGGCCACGCAGGATAGTAAAACCCGGTGCTATCCCATGATTGAAGATCATGGTGCGATTGAAGAAATCGAAGGCATTTTGTCCTTGCCTACAGTTGACGGCGTTTTTGTCGGACCGTCTGACTTGTCACTGCGTCGGGACCGCGGGGCTTATGCACGAAAGCCGGGCGATTTTGAAGATCTCGCAAAAGTTGCCGCTGCGGCAAAGGCCAGTGGCAAGGTTTGGGCATTGCCTGCATGGAGCCCCGAGGAAAAGGCATTCGCCCATGAAAATGGTGCTGCTTATTCCGTTCTGATCATGGAGCATGGTGCCCTTTTCCACGGCTTGAAAACGGCAATGAACGATATGAACGAGATAGCGAAAAAATGACCGAAAAGCGCACGTCTTTTATGGGGCGTATTGATGGTGCAATGACCCGGGTCGGGCGTTGGCTGTCCTGGGTTTCCGCAGCACTGATTGTTTATATGTTGGTTCATATAATTGTCGAAATTGTGCTTAGGGCTTTTTTTGACACCTCGACTTTCGTGTTGGAAGAATTTGTTGGGTATGCGTTGGGGGCGATGATTTTTCTCGCCCTTGCCGCAAGTCACACCGAGGACCGGCTTATTCGTGTGAACATTCTGAAAAATGTTCTTGGCCCTCGTGGCCGCGAAATCGCTGATGCGTTCGCCAACCTGGCGGCAATGGCCGCGTGTTTGCTGTTGTTTGGTGCGCTTTATAACATTTTTACCCGGAATTTGCGGTTCGGCATTACCAGTTCCAGTTTTGCCGAAACCCCGCTGTGGATACCGCAATCGCTGATTATTATCGGCCTTGGCTTTTATATTCTGCGTTTGGCGATCAATGTGCTGCGCCATGCTGAAAAATCACTAAAGGCTTAAAAAAGCCAATGCTTCAGGTGAGGTTAAATTGGACCCGTTAACATCTGCTGCGGTTATACTTGCCGCCATCTTGCTGGTTCTTGCGTCAGGTATCTGGATTTATGTCGGCCTTATTCTGGTTGCGGCAGGATCGTTGATGTTTTTGGGCGATATGCCGCTTGACCGGGTCATGAATATTTTTGGCTCGATCATTCTGCGCAGTGCTGGTTCGTGGGAATTATCTGCCATTCCGTTGTTTATCTGGATTGGGGAACTTATCCTTAAAACCGATATTTCAATGCGCATTTTTCGGGGGCTCGCGCCTATCGTCGGGCGGCTGCCGGGGGGATTAATCCACTCAAACGTATTTGGCTGTACGTTGTTTTCGGCCATTTGCGGGTCGAGTGCGGCGACAACCGCGACTGTAGGCCGCATTACCATTACCGAGCTCGCCAACAAAAATTATCGCGAAAGTCTGGTTTTGGGGTCGCTTGCCGGGTCTGGCAGCCTGGGTCTTTTAATTCCGCCTTCTATTGTCATGATTGTTTATGGCGTGTTGGCCGAGGTGCCGATTGACCGTCTGTTTGCCGCGGGGATTTTGCCGGGTGTTTTTATAGCCTTGGTATTTTCGGCTTATGTTGGCATTCGCTGCCTGATCTCTGGCGATCAAAATGCCCCTGCATCACCGCAATACCGCGAAGTTGTTACCACAGCGCACAGCGATGAACGCTATACGCTATGGAACAGTTTCCAGGATCTGGCACCGATCATGCTGATTGTCGGTCTGGTGTTGGGTTCGATTTATACCGGGCTTGCAACACCATCAGAAGCGGCCGGTATCGGGATGGTCTGTGTGCTGGTGCTGACGGCTGTAACCGGTGCTTTGTCCTGGGAGGTTTTTCAATCCTCGCTGATGAGCACTCTTCACACCAGTATCATGATTTTTACGGTTGTGATTGCGGCATCTCTGATTTCAACGGCGCTGGGTTATCTGCACATCCCGTCCGAACTGGCCAATTTCATTGTTGGATCAGACATGTCGGCAGGTGAATTTATTCTGCTGACATCTGTCTTCTTTTTATTCCTGGGCATGATTCTGGATGGTGTTTCCATCATTGTCATGACCTTGCCGATCCTGTTCTCGATTGTTCAGGGGCTTGGCATCGACCCGATCTGGTTTGGTATTTACCTCGTCATCATGGTCGAGGTGGGGCAGATTACGCCGCCAGTTGGCTTTAACCTTATGATTATCCACTCAATTTCTGGTGTGCCGATTTCGCGCATGGCGCTTTATGCCCTGCCGTTTTGCATGCTGATGTGTCTGTGTGTGGCTGTTTTCTACTTCGTCCCGGAAATTGTCATGTACTTGCCAAATACACTCTTCAATTAAAAAAATGGAGGCTTCTAAAATGTTTAAATCCATGCTGGTTGCGGCAGTTGCCCTTGTACCTTTATGCTTCGGAACGGCACAGGCCGCCGAGTATAACTGGGACCAGTCCACTGAATACGGCCCTAATTCGATCAATACCAAAACCGATGTTTTTTTTGCCGATCGGCTTAAGGAACTCTCGGGGGGTAAAATTGAAATTACCATTCATTCTGGCGCATCTTTGGGGTTCCGTGAAAAAGACCACCTGTTTGCAGTTGCCGATGGAGCGTTGCCGATTGCGACAACAGTAAGCGGGACGCTTGCCGGTGTTGACCCGATTTTCTTGCTAAGTTCGTTGCCGTTTGTTGCCAAGGATTTCGATGATGTTCGGAAGCTCTGGACTATCGCGCGGCCTTATTACGAGCAGGTTTTTGAAAAATATGATCAAAAGCTGATTCATGCAGGCTGGATTGATCCATCAGGCATTTGGGCGGAAAAGGAGATCAAATCCAAGGCGGACCTGAAAAATCTGCGTATTCGCACCTACGATGCCACGGGGACGCGCGTCCTTGATGCGCTGGGTGCGTCGCCCTTGCAAATTTCATGGTCGGATGTTGTGCCGCAGTTGGCAACCGGTTCCATTTCGGCGGTTTTGACGGGTGTTGATGGTGGTGCAGCTGCCAATTTCTGGGATTACACCAGCGTTTTCACCCAGATCAACTATGCCATGCCGCTCACATTCGTTCATATGAACATGGATGCCTATAACTCTCTGCCGCCCGAGCTGCAAAAGGCCGTTATGCAAGCTGGTGAAGAGGCGACCGAATGGCGTGCAGAGCAGATCCGCAAAAATCAGGCGGCAAAATATGACGAACTGCGCTCGCACGGTATGACGGTAGTGGAAAAGGTTGATCCTGCTTTTGCCAAAGAGCTGTCTGAAGCTGCCCAGCCGGTAATTGAAGACTGGAAAGCAAGAACAGGGTCTCGTGCCGACGAAATCATGTCCAAATTTGCTGCTGAATAAAATTTAAAACCATCCCGGCACAGTCAATTTGGGCAGTGTCGGGATTGTTTTATGCGGTATCTGATTATTTTTTATGCGATTTTTTGAGTTTTCCTAAATTGCTGAAATTTTAACACAAGTGCTTGCACCAGAGAGTTCATTCCGGTGTGCACTAAATTGCGCGATCATGTTTGGGATAGTACGTCATTTTTGCGCCTGCGGCATGTAAGGGCATGTCGCCAATCGGTTGAAAGTATCAGGGAGCCGTCATTTTGTATTCCGCATCCGTTACCGGATTTAGCCGGTTCACATTTCCCGATTTGAAAACGGTCATGGCTAAGGCAAGCCCGCTGCGTTCGGGCGATTTGCTGGCAGGGCTTGCTGCCGAAACGGACGAGGAACGGGTTGCAGCACGTTACATTTTGGCTGATATACCGCTAAAGCGGTTTCTGTCCGAGGCGCTGGTGCCCTATGAAAGCGACGAAGTGACACGCCTGATCATGGATAGTCATGATGATATCGCGTTTCGGGCTGTGTCATCGCTGACTGTTGGTGATTTTCGCAATTGGCTGTTATCGGACGAGGCGACACCAGCGGCATTAAAGGCACTTGCCCCGGGCCTGACACCCGAAATGGTGGCAGCGGTTAGCAAACTCATGCGCAATCAGGATCTGATCGCCGTTGCCAAAAAAT
The DNA window shown above is from Thalassospira sp. TSL5-1 and carries:
- a CDS encoding carbon-nitrogen hydrolase family protein gives rise to the protein MRVAICQLNSQDNKEQNLMTAEKLVREAAADKADLVALPEYTDYQGPKEGALAAAEPENGPTTQRFSALAAELGINILLGSIRIQTEDAARCNNRSFLFGRDGKVVAQYNKLHLYDVDLPGRITYRESDTVMPGQEVVLGDIDGHKAGLSVCYDVRFPELFRLQALAGAKILFVPAAFALYTGRDHWDVLLRARAIENQCFVIAPGQFGPYPPAGACNGRSIIIDPWGNVLTRMADKVGYTIADLDFSMQTKTREELPSLSNRRADIYDLKTA
- a CDS encoding HpcH/HpaI aldolase/citrate lyase family protein, translated to MNVSKYGFWMSSPSFAAAEMARLAGYEFVILDIEHGSFDLQDLERLIPFLKAIGFEVLAKVLGPERGPIQQALDFGADAVVIPHILSKAHAEEICAFAKFPPLGDRSFAGGRTSSYTGFTDEWVATQDSKTRCYPMIEDHGAIEEIEGILSLPTVDGVFVGPSDLSLRRDRGAYARKPGDFEDLAKVAAAAKASGKVWALPAWSPEEKAFAHENGAAYSVLIMEHGALFHGLKTAMNDMNEIAKK
- a CDS encoding TRAP transporter substrate-binding protein translates to MFKSMLVAAVALVPLCFGTAQAAEYNWDQSTEYGPNSINTKTDVFFADRLKELSGGKIEITIHSGASLGFREKDHLFAVADGALPIATTVSGTLAGVDPIFLLSSLPFVAKDFDDVRKLWTIARPYYEQVFEKYDQKLIHAGWIDPSGIWAEKEIKSKADLKNLRIRTYDATGTRVLDALGASPLQISWSDVVPQLATGSISAVLTGVDGGAAANFWDYTSVFTQINYAMPLTFVHMNMDAYNSLPPELQKAVMQAGEEATEWRAEQIRKNQAAKYDELRSHGMTVVEKVDPAFAKELSEAAQPVIEDWKARTGSRADEIMSKFAAE
- a CDS encoding TRAP transporter large permease, with protein sequence MDPLTSAAVILAAILLVLASGIWIYVGLILVAAGSLMFLGDMPLDRVMNIFGSIILRSAGSWELSAIPLFIWIGELILKTDISMRIFRGLAPIVGRLPGGLIHSNVFGCTLFSAICGSSAATTATVGRITITELANKNYRESLVLGSLAGSGSLGLLIPPSIVMIVYGVLAEVPIDRLFAAGILPGVFIALVFSAYVGIRCLISGDQNAPASPQYREVVTTAHSDERYTLWNSFQDLAPIMLIVGLVLGSIYTGLATPSEAAGIGMVCVLVLTAVTGALSWEVFQSSLMSTLHTSIMIFTVVIAASLISTALGYLHIPSELANFIVGSDMSAGEFILLTSVFFLFLGMILDGVSIIVMTLPILFSIVQGLGIDPIWFGIYLVIMVEVGQITPPVGFNLMIIHSISGVPISRMALYALPFCMLMCLCVAVFYFVPEIVMYLPNTLFN
- a CDS encoding TRAP transporter small permease subunit; its protein translation is MTEKRTSFMGRIDGAMTRVGRWLSWVSAALIVYMLVHIIVEIVLRAFFDTSTFVLEEFVGYALGAMIFLALAASHTEDRLIRVNILKNVLGPRGREIADAFANLAAMAACLLLFGALYNIFTRNLRFGITSSSFAETPLWIPQSLIIIGLGFYILRLAINVLRHAEKSLKA